The following coding sequences are from one Paenibacillus stellifer window:
- a CDS encoding Acg family FMN-binding oxidoreductase has translation MIILSSVIIVLILLAGALFTASGVFKKAKYLDPWKRDYADQFEDPRVKLTAYGLLAPNGHNMQPWKIRLDKQNPLKFSLYSDNTRLALASDPVARQTLVSQGTFLEYVRVAGEQLGYQATIRLFPEGEYDEQKLGESMDQKPVAEITLLKVQPAANPLFDYMFLPDTNRMAYKPDPLTAEQRQHLEQTNTDEALKLTFMDASADIKKLGEYGIEGTDIETGLKRMNEESAQIFRSNESQKNKYRYGFSFEGQGTTGVKKHLLQGLITIFPSFNNAEASTKLAVDAARTAAQHTPAYALILSKDNSRTSQVKAGMLYSRLILAGHEQGLVMQPLSQVLEEYPEMKAPYTRIHQEYAPGGETIQLLVRLGQPTQDTPLSMRRAVTDLIAD, from the coding sequence ATGATTATACTATCATCGGTTATTATTGTGCTCATTCTGCTTGCTGGAGCGCTATTCACGGCGAGCGGCGTATTTAAGAAAGCGAAATACCTTGACCCCTGGAAACGTGATTACGCTGACCAATTCGAAGATCCGAGAGTGAAGCTTACAGCCTATGGCTTGCTTGCTCCTAACGGACACAATATGCAGCCCTGGAAGATTCGTCTCGACAAGCAAAATCCGCTTAAGTTCTCTTTGTACAGTGACAATACACGCCTCGCGCTTGCATCCGATCCGGTGGCGCGGCAAACCCTGGTTTCCCAGGGGACCTTTCTGGAATATGTGAGGGTTGCCGGAGAACAGTTGGGCTATCAGGCGACGATCAGGCTTTTTCCGGAAGGGGAATATGATGAGCAGAAGCTTGGCGAGAGTATGGACCAGAAGCCTGTAGCGGAAATAACGCTGTTGAAGGTACAGCCTGCGGCTAATCCGTTGTTCGATTATATGTTCTTGCCGGATACGAACCGGATGGCCTATAAGCCTGACCCTTTGACTGCGGAGCAGCGTCAGCATCTTGAGCAGACTAATACGGATGAGGCTTTGAAGTTAACCTTTATGGATGCTTCGGCGGACATCAAGAAGCTGGGGGAATACGGTATTGAGGGTACAGACATCGAAACCGGACTTAAGCGCATGAATGAGGAGTCAGCACAGATTTTTCGTTCGAATGAGAGCCAGAAGAACAAATACCGGTACGGTTTTTCGTTTGAGGGGCAAGGAACCACGGGCGTGAAAAAGCATCTGCTGCAAGGCCTCATTACGATCTTCCCCTCTTTTAATAATGCGGAAGCTTCGACCAAGCTCGCCGTTGATGCGGCCCGGACGGCTGCCCAACATACTCCGGCGTATGCACTGATTCTCAGTAAGGACAACAGCCGTACTAGTCAGGTAAAAGCAGGCATGCTCTACAGCCGGCTCATTCTCGCCGGACATGAGCAGGGACTGGTCATGCAGCCGCTGAGCCAGGTGCTGGAGGAGTATCCGGAGATGAAGGCGCCGTATACCCGGATTCATCAGGAGTATGCTCCGGGTGGTGAAACGATCCAGTTACTGGTCCGCCTGGGCCAGCCGACACAGGATACGCCGCTCAGC